A genome region from bacterium includes the following:
- a CDS encoding SDR family oxidoreductase gives MKNLFSVAGKVALVTGGSRGIGLMIARGFVENGATVYISSRKREVCDEVAAELSTLGACHSLPADLSSEAECNRLAAELARRESRLHVLVNNAGANWGAPMAEYPDDAWNKVLALNVKSIFHLTRACLPQLEAAAAPGDPARVINIGSIDGLRVPVLHTYAYSSSKAAVHHLTRVLAVELAAKQITVNAVAPGPFESKMMAETLRTFGDAIRASVPLGRIGEPEDMAGIALFLASRAGAYLTGTVIPVDGGITVRPS, from the coding sequence GTGAAGAATCTGTTTTCCGTCGCCGGCAAGGTCGCCCTGGTCACCGGCGGCTCGCGCGGCATCGGCCTGATGATCGCCCGCGGCTTCGTCGAGAACGGGGCGACGGTCTACATCTCCTCGCGCAAGCGCGAGGTCTGCGACGAGGTCGCGGCCGAGCTGTCGACGCTCGGCGCCTGCCACTCGCTGCCCGCCGATCTCTCCAGCGAAGCCGAGTGCAACCGGCTGGCGGCCGAGCTGGCGCGGCGCGAATCGAGGCTGCACGTCCTGGTCAACAACGCCGGCGCCAACTGGGGCGCGCCGATGGCGGAGTACCCGGACGACGCCTGGAACAAGGTGCTGGCGCTGAACGTGAAGTCCATCTTCCACCTCACCCGCGCCTGCCTGCCGCAGCTCGAGGCGGCGGCGGCGCCGGGCGACCCGGCGCGGGTGATCAACATCGGCTCGATCGACGGCCTGCGGGTGCCGGTGCTGCACACCTACGCCTACTCGTCGAGCAAGGCCGCGGTGCACCACCTGACGCGCGTCCTCGCCGTCGAGCTGGCGGCGAAGCAGATCACCGTCAACGCGGTCGCCCCCGGGCCGTTCGAGAGCAAGATGATGGCGGAGACGCTGCGCACCTTCGGCGATGCCATCCGCGCCAGCGTCCCCCTGGGACGCATCGGCGAGCCGGAGGACATGGCCGGCATCGCCCTCTTCCTGGCGTCGCGGGCCGGCGCCTACCTGACCGGCACGGTGATCCCGGTCGACGGCGGCATCACCGTCCGGCCGAGCTGA
- a CDS encoding SDR family oxidoreductase: MAAKKVAFITGASRGIGRGCALELARRGFDLVLTARTVTGDERYEHSSTVRKSATDPLPGTLERTAAEARALGADAAVIKLDLSVRADWPAAVDGALARFGRIDVLVNNGRYIGPGHMDPFVDTPVELIEQMLLCNVIAPLQLIKLCLPSMRRQGGGIVINITSSAGDREIEAPIGQGGWGLGYSLSKAAFNRMVPGLAKELRADHVAVIGLMPGFVATERMALELAEFGFDASKGLPVENPGRVCAMLATATDPLLFSGRDIYGPRFYAEHAAVRFD, encoded by the coding sequence ATGGCGGCGAAAAAAGTGGCGTTCATCACCGGCGCCAGCCGCGGCATCGGCCGCGGCTGCGCGCTCGAGCTGGCGCGGCGCGGGTTCGACCTCGTGCTCACCGCCCGCACCGTCACCGGCGACGAGCGCTACGAGCACTCGTCGACGGTGCGAAAATCGGCGACCGATCCGCTACCGGGAACGCTCGAGCGGACCGCGGCCGAGGCGCGAGCGCTCGGCGCCGACGCGGCGGTGATCAAGCTCGATCTCTCCGTGCGCGCCGACTGGCCGGCGGCGGTCGACGGCGCGCTGGCGCGCTTCGGCCGCATCGACGTGCTGGTCAACAACGGCCGCTACATCGGCCCCGGGCACATGGATCCCTTCGTCGACACGCCGGTCGAGCTGATCGAGCAGATGCTGCTCTGCAACGTCATCGCGCCGCTGCAGCTCATCAAGCTCTGCCTGCCGAGCATGCGCCGCCAGGGCGGCGGCATCGTCATCAACATCACCTCCAGCGCCGGCGATCGCGAGATCGAGGCGCCGATCGGCCAGGGCGGCTGGGGCCTCGGCTACTCGCTCAGCAAGGCCGCGTTCAATCGCATGGTGCCCGGCCTGGCGAAGGAACTGCGCGCCGACCACGTCGCCGTCATCGGCTTGATGCCGGGCTTCGTCGCCACCGAGCGCATGGCGCTCGAGCTCGCCGAGTTCGGCTTCGATGCCAGCAAGGGCCTGCCGGTCGAGAACCCCGGCCGCGTCTGCGCCATGCTGGCGACGGCGACCGACCCGCTGCTGTTCAGCGGCCGGGACATCTACGGGCCGCGCTTCTACGCGGAGCACGCGGCGGTGCGGTTCGACTGA
- a CDS encoding ferredoxin, whose protein sequence is MKVVVDWDLCEANAVCMKVCPEVFELQPDDTLLIKEEHPSESLRAKVEEAVRRCPRQAISIQED, encoded by the coding sequence ATGAAGGTCGTCGTCGATTGGGATCTGTGCGAAGCCAACGCCGTCTGCATGAAGGTCTGTCCGGAAGTGTTCGAGCTGCAGCCGGACGATACGCTGCTGATCAAAGAGGAGCACCCGAGCGAGTCGCTGCGCGCCAAGGTCGAGGAAGCGGTCCGCCGCTGCCCGCGCCAGGCGATCTCGATTCAGGAGGACTGA
- a CDS encoding glucose 1-dehydrogenase, whose protein sequence is MMGRLDGKVAVITGGASGIGAATVKRFCAEGAAVVVADLNEAGGHELVAAIAAGGGRATFQRVDVSREADVQAAMERAVATYGRLDAVFNNAGLGGAIGPLEETSVEDWDRTQAVLLRGVFLGIKHAIPHLRAAGGGSIISTASVAGLRGGAGPHAYSAAKAGVVNLTRSAALELGKDLIRVNCICPGGIHTPLLTSRFPGGAEALTPLLAVLQPIPRAGYPEDIAAMALFLASDESSFVTGAAMVVDGGFTAGGSMIPMLPQPVEYVGPSFET, encoded by the coding sequence ATGATGGGACGACTCGACGGCAAGGTGGCCGTGATCACCGGCGGCGCCAGCGGCATCGGCGCCGCGACGGTCAAGCGCTTCTGCGCCGAGGGCGCGGCGGTGGTGGTCGCCGATCTCAACGAAGCGGGCGGCCACGAGCTGGTGGCGGCGATCGCCGCCGGCGGCGGGCGGGCGACCTTCCAGCGGGTCGACGTCAGCCGCGAGGCCGACGTGCAGGCGGCGATGGAACGCGCCGTCGCGACCTACGGCCGGCTCGATGCGGTGTTCAACAACGCCGGCCTCGGCGGCGCCATCGGGCCGCTCGAGGAGACCAGCGTCGAGGACTGGGACCGCACCCAGGCGGTGCTGCTGCGCGGCGTCTTCCTCGGCATCAAGCACGCCATTCCCCACCTGCGCGCCGCCGGCGGCGGCTCGATCATCTCGACCGCGTCGGTCGCCGGCCTGCGCGGCGGCGCCGGTCCGCACGCCTACAGCGCCGCCAAGGCCGGGGTGGTGAACCTGACGCGCAGCGCGGCGCTCGAGCTCGGCAAGGACCTGATCCGCGTCAACTGCATCTGCCCCGGCGGCATCCACACGCCGCTGCTCACCTCGCGCTTCCCCGGCGGCGCCGAGGCGCTGACGCCGCTGCTGGCGGTGCTGCAGCCGATCCCGCGCGCCGGCTATCCCGAGGACATCGCCGCCATGGCCCTGTTCCTCGCCAGCGACGAATCGAGCTTCGTCACCGGCGCCGCCATGGTCGTCGACGGCGGCTTCACCGCCGGCGGCAGCATGATCCCGATGCTGCCGCAGCCGGTGGAGTACGTCGGGCCGTCGTTCGAGACGTAG
- a CDS encoding enoyl-CoA hydratase/isomerase family protein translates to MSTVRATDHEGGVRLLTLDRPPANAIDESLLRDLRAALATARGDDAVRAVVLTGAGGFFSGGFDLAAPRRDEAATARMNALYRDAHVDLLGFPKPTLAMLNGHATAGGLVLVLACDYRLGVEGEYKVGLNEVAIGASFPLVAYEIVALRLAHARVCELLLGASLYPASQAPRLGLVDELVAADRFAETVLRRAARLGGFPRDAYAHAKARLVAPALARVGAETPAEAARATAVWSAPESRAARRRQREKLGIR, encoded by the coding sequence ATGTCGACCGTCCGCGCCACCGATCACGAGGGCGGTGTCCGCCTGCTGACCCTGGACCGCCCGCCGGCGAACGCCATCGACGAGTCCCTGTTGCGCGACCTGCGCGCCGCGCTGGCGACGGCGCGCGGCGACGACGCCGTGCGCGCCGTCGTCCTCACCGGCGCCGGCGGGTTCTTCAGCGGCGGCTTCGACCTCGCCGCGCCGCGCCGCGACGAGGCGGCGACGGCGCGGATGAACGCGCTCTATCGCGACGCCCACGTCGACCTGCTCGGCTTCCCGAAGCCGACGCTGGCGATGCTGAACGGCCACGCGACGGCCGGCGGCCTGGTGCTCGTCCTGGCCTGCGACTACCGGCTGGGCGTCGAGGGCGAGTACAAGGTGGGGCTCAACGAGGTGGCGATCGGCGCCTCGTTCCCGCTGGTGGCGTACGAGATCGTCGCCCTGCGGCTGGCCCACGCCCGGGTCTGCGAGCTGCTGCTCGGCGCGTCGCTCTATCCCGCCAGCCAGGCCCCGCGCCTCGGCCTGGTCGACGAGCTCGTCGCCGCCGACCGCTTCGCCGAGACGGTGCTGCGGCGCGCCGCCCGCCTGGGGGGATTCCCGCGCGATGCCTACGCGCACGCCAAGGCGCGCCTGGTCGCGCCGGCGCTGGCGCGCGTCGGCGCTGAGACCCCCGCCGAGGCGGCGCGCGCCACGGCGGTGTGGTCGGCGCCGGAGAGCCGCGCCGCCCGCCGGCGCCAGCGAGAGAAGTTGGGCATCCGCTAG